The following DNA comes from Agromyces mangrovi.
CCACGGCCAGGGTCTGAACGCCGTCGCGATCCATCCGGGCAACATCTCCTCCAACTTCGGCAAGGAGACGGGCAACGCGATGATGAAGCTCATCTACAAGACCCCCTTGGCGCGCATGCTCAGCACACCCGAGTCCGGCGCGGACAACCTCATCTGGGTGCTCGACGGCACCTCCGACGTCACCTGGACCTCCGGCCAGTACTACGACGAGCACCGCAAGCCGCTCAGGAAGCCCAACCCCCAGCAGAACGACGCCGCCCTCGCCGACGCACTCTGGACCGAGAGCGCCAACAGAGTCGGACTTCCCGTCAGCGCCTGAGTCCCGCCGAGGTGGCACCCGGCATGCTGAGAGACCTGAACGCGTCCTAGGCGAAAGGGCGCCCCCATCAGTCGTGCTGAGGGAAGCCCAGGTTCAGCCCGCCGTGGCTCGGGTCGAGCCAGCGCGAGGTGACGGCCTTCTCGCGCGTGAAGAACTCCACGCCGTGCGGGCCGTACGCCTTCGCGTCGCCGAACAGCGACGCCTTCCATCCGCCGAACGAGTGGTACGCCACGGGCACGGGGATCGGCACGTTCACGCCGACCATGCCGACCTGCACCTCGCGCTGGAAGCGCCGGGCGGCGCCGCCGTCGTTGGTGAAGATCGCCGTGCCGTTGCCGTACGGCACGCGCTCGATGAGCTCCATGCCCTCCTCGTACCCCTCGACCCGCACGACCGACAGCACAGGTCCGAAGATCTCGTCGGTGTACACCGTCGACGAGGTCGGCACCTTGTCGATGAGGGTCGGCCCGAGCCAGAAGCCGTCGGATGCTCCGTCGAACGTCGCCTCTCGGCCGTCGACCACGACCGAGGCGCCGTCGGCGGCCGCCACGTCGAGGTAGCCCGAGACCTTGTCCCGGTGCGCGGACGTGATGAGCGGGCCCATGTCGCAGCCGCGCCGGCCGTCGCCGGTCGTGAGGCGCGACATCCGCTCGGTGATCTTGTCCACCAGCTCGTCGGCGATCGAGTCGACGGCGAGCACGACGCTGATCGCCATGCAGCGCTCGCCGGCCGAGCCGAAGCCCGCGTTCACGGCCGAGTCGGCCACGAGGTCGAGGTCGGCGTCGGGCAGCACGAGCATGTGGTTCTTCGCACCGCCGAGCGCCTGCACGCGCTTGCCGTGCGAGGTCGCCGTCTCGTAGACGTAGCGCGCGATCGGCGTCGAGCCGACGAACGAGATCGAGGCGACGTGCTCGTGCGTGAGCAGCGCGTCGACGGCCTCCTTGTCGCCGTGCACGACGTTGAAGACCCCGTCGGGCAGGCCGGCCTCCTTGAGCAGCGCGGCCATCCAGTTCGCGGCTGACGGGTCCTTCTCGCTGGGCTTCAGCACGACCGTGTTGCCGGCCGCGATCGCGAGCGGGAAGAACCAGAGCGGCACCATCGCCGGGAAGTTGAACGGGCTGATGATGCCCACCACGCCGAGCGGCTGCTTGAGCGAGTACACGTCGACGCCGGTCGACACGTTGTCGCTGAACTCGCCCTTCAGCAGGTGGCCGAGGCCGCAGGCGAACTCGACGACCTCGAGCCCGCGGGCGATCTCGCCGCCGGCATCCGACAGCACCTTGCCGTGCTCGGCCGTGAGGATCTCGGCGAGCTCGCCGCGGCGTGCGTTCAGCAGCTCGCGGAACGCGAACATGACCGCCTGGCGCTTCGCGACCGACACCTCGCTCCAGCTCGCGAACGCGGTGCGCGCGACCTGCACGGCCGTGTCGACGTCGCCGGCCGACCCGAAGCGCACCTCCTTCTGCACGACACCCAGCGCGGGGTCGTACACCGGCCCGGTGCGCGACCCTTCGCCGGCGATCTCGTGCCCGTCGATCCAGTGACCCATCACCGTGGCACCCGTCGGCACGTCAGCCTGCGGGGTCATCGTCGTCTCCGTCATGATTCCTTCTCCCTTTCGTGCCGGTGGCGACCGCTCAGCCGAGCAGGTCGAGCCCCAGCACCTCGTCGTAGATGTCCATCGCCTGCGCGACCTCGTCGTCGGTGACGACGCACGGCGGCACGACGTGGATGCGGTTCTCCGCGGTGAACGCGAGCAGCCCGCGCGCGGCGAGCTCCCCTTCGCCCGGGCGACGACCGCGGGCGCCACCGGCTCGCGCGTCGCGCGGTCGGCGACGAGCTCCATCGCCCAGAACACGCCCTCGCCACGCACCTCGCCGATGATCTCGTGCTTGTCGGCCAGCGCCTCGAGCCCCGGCCCGATCGCCTCGGCACCCACGCGCCGGGCGTTGTCGACGATGCCCTCCGACTCCATCGCGTCGAGCGCGGCGACGATCGAGGCGGCAGCGAGCGGATGCCCCGAGTAGGTCAGCCCGCCCGGGAACACCTTCGAGTCGAAGTCCGCGGCGATCTCCTCGGCGATGAGCACGCCGCCGACCGGCACGTAGCCCGAGTTCACGCCCTTCGCGAAGGTGATGAGGTCGGGCTCGACGTCGTAGCCGTCGAACGCGAACCAGCGTCCCGTGCGGCCGAACCCGGCCATCACCTCGTCGAGGATCAGCACGATGCCGTGCTTCGTCGCGAGCTCGCGCACGCCGGCCAGGTAGCCGGGCGGCGGCAGCATGATGCCGGCGGTGCCGGGGATCGTCTCGAGCAGGATCGCCGCGATCGACGACGGCCCCTCGCTCTCGATCACGCGCCGCAGGTGCTGGAGCGCGCGCTCCGACTCCTCCTCGGGCGTCGTCGCCCAGAACTCGGAGCGGTACAGGTAGGGCCCGAAGAAGTGCACGTGCCCGCGAGAGTACTCGTTCGGGATGCGGCGCCAGTCGCCGGTCGCGACGACGGCCGCGCCGGTGTTGCCGTGGTACGACCGGTACGTCGAGAGCACCTTGTCGCGCCCGGTGTGCAGGCGCGCCATGCGCACGGCGTTCTCGTTCGCATCCGCCCCGCCGTTCGTGAAGAACACCTTGTGGAAGCGGCGCGGGGCGCGCGCGGTGATGCGCTTGGCCGCCTCGCCGCGCGCGAGGTTCACGATGGGCGGACCGATGGTCGACAGCAGCGACGCCTGCTCGCGGATCGCGGACACGACCGACGGATGCTGGTGCCCGATGTTCACGTTGACGAGCTGGCTCGAGAAGTCGAGGTACTCGTCACCTCCGTGCGTCCAGACCTTCGTGCCCCTGCCGCCGGCGATCGTGAGCTGCGGCGGCGAGCCCTGCGCCGACCACGAGTGGAACACGTGGGCGTGGTCGAGCTCGCGCGCGAGCTCGTCGAGATCGGGGTTGGGTGCAGCGGTTTCGGCGGTGTCTGCGGTGTCGGTCATGGGTTCCCCCTCGTGCGACGCGGTTCGGTGTGGTGGTGGTGCCGGGCGGATGCGCGGCTGGCGCGGACCCGCCCGGCACGGCGACGGCCGGACGCCGCGAGCGGAGTCTCCGCCCGTGGCATCCGGCCGCCGGTGGTGCGCATGGCTAGTTGCCGCCCTCCAGGAGCTCGACCTCGATCGGCGAGAACGACTCGCCCGTCGTGTCGACCTCGTCACCGAGCTCGGCGATGGCCTGCTCGATGTACTCGTTCGTCCACGCCGTGGACGGCGGCTCGGTGGTGATGGGGCTGGCCCCGACCTCGTTGACGGCGCTCAGCGCGCCCTCGACGGTCTGGTCCCAGGCCGCCTCGTCGATGACGCCGATGCCCGCGGGCGCCGGCCAGATGAGCTTGTTGGTCTCGTTGACCATCCACAGCTCGTGGCTCGGGCCCCAGCCGGAACCGGCGGCGATGGTGATCGACGACGCCTCCTCGGGGTTGTCGCGCGCGAACTCCCAGCCCTTGATGACGGCCTTGAGGAACGCGACCGTCGTCTCCTGGTACTCCTCGTCGGACTCGAGCCGCTCGGTGTCGGCCCAGATCGCGTCCTGCAGCATGGCGCCGACGGTGTCCTGGTAGCTGATGACGTTGAAGTCGTCGGCCGTGTACAGCTCGCCCGTGTCGGGGTCCGGCGTCTCGAGCAGCTGCGCGTACTCGTTGTAGGTCATCGCCTGGGCCGCGTCGATGTCACCCTGCAGGAAGGCGTTCATGTTGAAGTCCTGCGTGATGATCTCGACGGTCGACGAGTCGAGGCCCTCGGCGGCCATGGCCGCGAAGATCTCCCACTCGTTGCCGAAGCCCCACGAGCCGATCTTCTTGCCCTCGAAGTCGGCCACCGACGAGATGTCGGAATCGGCCCACGACACCTGCAGGGTGCCCGAGCGCTGGAAGATCTGCGCGATGTTGGTGAGGTTGGCGCCGGCCTCGATCGAGCCGAGCACCTTCGGCACCCAGGCGATCGCGTAGTCGACGTCGCCGTTGGCGAGGGCGTCCTGCGGCACGATGTCGCCGCCGGACGGGATGATCTCGACCTCCAGGCCCTCCTCCTCGAAGTAGCCGTTCTCGACCGCTGCGAAGTAGCCGGCGAACTGGCCCTGCGGGAGCCACTGGAGCTGGAGCTTCACCTCGGTGAGCTCGTCGCCGCCCGCGTCCGATCCGGTGTCTCCGGAGTCGTCAGACGAGGAACAGGCTGCGAGGACGAGCGCCGCTGAGAGGGCGAACGCTCCGGCCGCAAGGGAGCGGCGAGTGCTGTGCTTCATGTCAGTCCTTTCGAATGCTCGGTGCGTGCTGGTGGTGCAGGTCGCCTCCGGGTGCGAGGGCGTCCGGCCGGTACGTCTCGCGTACCGGGTTCGGGTGCCGCGATGCCGGCGGCGGCGCGCGTCATCGCGCACCTCCGGTCGGGATGCGGCGCAGCACGAGGCGCTCGATGCCGAGCGTCACGAGGTAGAAGAGCAGGCCGAGGGCGATGGATGCCACGACGTACGCCCACGCGCGGGCGTAGGCGCTCGACGCGGCCGACGTCGAGATGAGCCCGCCGAGGCCGCCGCGCGGGCCGCCGAAGTACTCGGCCACGAGCGCGGAGATCACCGCGAGGGACGAGGCGATGCGGATGCCCGTGAGCACGAACGGCAACGCGGTCGGCAGCGTCACCGTGCGGAAGACCTGGCCGCCACTCGCGGCGTAGGCGCGCATGAGGTCGCGATGCACGGGCAGGGTCTGCCGGAACCCGCGCAGGGTGTTGATGAACACGGGCACGAACGACGCGAGCGCGGCGATCGCCTGCCGGCCGAACTGGCTGTCGGCGCCGAACATCGAGTTGAGCACGGGCGCGAGCGCCACGATCGGGATCACGGCGAGCGCCGCGACGATCGGTGCGGACATGTCGTCGACCGCTCGCCAGCGCGCGGCGAGCGCCGCGAGGCCGACGCCGAGCACGGTGCCGACGACGAGTCCGATGAGCGCGTTGGTGCCGGTGATCACCGTGGCCGAGACGATCGACGGCCAGAACGCGACGAGCTCCTCGACGATCGACGCCGGGCTCGGCAGCAGGTAGTCGCTGACGCCGACGACGGTGACGAGGAACTGCCAGACACCCAGCACGAGGAGCCCCACCGTGACCGGCGCGACGATGCGCACCGTCGTCTCGGCGCGCGGGCTCAGCGTGGCGAGGGTCATCGGGTCTCGACCCCCGGGCGGTCGAGGCGGCGGTGCCGCCGTGCAGGGCCTCGCGCACGGCGGTGACGTGCTCGAAGAAGACCGACTCCTCGCGGAGGTGGTCGTCGCGCGCGGCATCCGCCCCCACCTGGATCGGCACGATCTCCTGGATGCGGCCCGGCCGCGGGCTCATCACGACCACCCGGTCGGAGAGGAACACGGCCTCGGGAATGGAGTGCGTGACGAACACGACCGCGGCGCCGGTCTCGGCGCAGATGCGCACGAGGTCGGTCTGCATCTTCTCGCGGGTCATCTCGTCGAGCGCGCCGAACGGCTCGTCCATGAGCAGGATGCTCGGCTTCTCCGCGAGCGACCGGGCGATCGCCACGCGCTGCTGCATGCCGCCCGAGAGCTGGTCGGGGTAGCGGTCGGCGAAGTCGGAGAGCCCGACCATCTCGAGCAGGTCGGCCACGCGCTCGCGCCGGGCCGCGCCCGAGGGGCCGTGCAGCTCGAGCGGCAGCGACACGTTCGCGGCGACCGTGCGCCACGGCAACAGGCCGGCCTGCTGGAACGCGATGCCGTACGCCTGGTCCTTCCGCGCCTGCGCGGCCGAAGTGCCGTTCACCTCGACCGTGCCGGCGCTGGGCTCGTCGAGGTCGGCGATGAGGCGCATGAGCGTCGACTTGCCGCAGCCCGACGGCCCGATGAGGGAGACGAACTCGCCCGCCGCCACCTCGAGGTCGATGCCCTGGAGGGCGTGCACGACGCCCGACCGGGTCTCGAACGTCTTGTCGACCCCGGTGACCCGCACGGCTGCGGTCGTCGTCTCGGTCGTCGTCGGTGCGGTGCTCATGCGGTGACCTCCACGCGGCGGTAGTTCTGCAAGATGACGCCGAGCAGCGCGATCGAGCCCGCGGCGACGAGGCCGAGCACGATGGCGCCGAAGATCGGGGCCCACGCCTTCGCGGGGTCGCCCGACGCCTGCCCGGCGAACTGGATGAGGAGACGGCCGATGCCGCCTTGGAGGCCCGTCGACACCTCGGCGACGACCGCGCCGATCACGGCGTTCGCGGCACCCAGGCGCAGGGCAGGCAGCAGGTACGGCACGGATGCCGGGAAGCGCAGCCGGAACAGGGTCTGCCAGTAGCCCGCTGCGTACGTCTTCATGAGCTCGGTGTGGATGCGGTCGGGCGACTGGAGGCCCTTCAGCGCACCCACGGCGATGGGGAAGAACGCGAGGTAGCTGGCGATGAGCGCGACCGACATCCAGTCCTGCCACTCGAACGCGCCGATCTCGACGCGCGAGCCCCAGCTGCGCACGACCGGCGCGAACGCGATGAGCGGCACGGTCTGGCTGATGATGATCCACGGCAGCAGGCCCCACTCGGCGAGCCGCCAGCGCTGCATCACGATCGCCAGGCCGATGCCGACGATGACGCCGACGAGCCAGCCGGCCGCGGCGATGCCGAGCGTGACGAGTGCGCCGAGCGCGATCTCGAGCCAGAGCACGTTCGCGCCGGGCGCGCGGGTCACGGGCTCGAACAGCCGGGCGAGCATGTCCCACACGTGCGGCATGGCCAGGTCGGTCGTGCGCGGCAGCACGCGCGTCTCGCCGATCACGACCCCGTCGGCCGGGGCGAGCCACTTGTACAGCTCCCAGACGACACCCACCAGCACGATGCCGGCGATGCCCCAGACCCAGCGCGCCGCCTGCCGCCCGCTCGAGCGACGGCGACGCCCGCCCGGCGCGGGCGCGCGGTCGGGAGCGGAGGCCGCCTGGGCGGCATCCGTCGCCTGCTGCTCCTGGAGGGTTCCCGTCATGCCTTCGCCGTGATGTGGTCGGAGAGCGCGGGGATCACGGTCTCGCCGTAGACCCGCAGCGTCTCCTCCTTGTTGTCGTGCTGGAGGTAGCCGGCGAAGTGGTCGACGCCGATCGCCTTGAGCTCCTCGAGCTTGGCGATGTGGTCGTCGGCGGTGCCGAGCAGGCAGAACCGGTCGACGATCTCGTCGGGCACGAAGTCGACGTGGTCGTTCTCGGCGCGGCCGTGCGTGTTGTAGTCGTAGCCGGTGCGCCCCGCGATGTAGTCGGTGAGCGCCTCGGGCACCTCGCCGTGCGTGCCGTACTTCGCGACGATGTCGGCCACGTGGTTGCCGACCATGCCGCCGAACCAGCGGCACTGGTCGCGCATGTGCTCCCAGTCGTCGCCGATGTAGAACGGCGCCGCCACGCAGAACGTGATCGCGTCGGGGTCGCGGCCCGCGGCCTCGGCCGCCTTGCGCACGGTGCGGATCATCCACTTCGCGATGTCGACGTCGGCGAGCTGCAGGATGAACCCGTCGCCCACCTCGCCCGTGAGCTTCAGCGCCATCGGTCCGTAGGCGGCGACCCACACCTCGAGCTCGGAGCCCACCGACCACGGGAACCGCAGCATCGACCCCTTGTACTCGACCTCGCGCGAGTTGCCGAGCTCGCGGATCACGTGGATCGACTCGCGCAACTCCTTCATCGTCACGGGCTTGCCGTTGGTCACGCGCACCGCCGAGTCGCCGCGGCCGATACCGCAGATCGTGCGGTTGCCGTACATCTCGTTGAGCGTCGCGAAGGTCGACGCGGTGACGGTCCAGTCGCGCGTGGCCGGGTTCGTCACGAACGGGCCGACCTTGATGCGCTTCGTCTCGGCGAGGATCTGCGAGTGGATGACGTACGGCTCCTGCCAGAGCAGGTGCGAGTCGAACGTCCACACCGTGCTGAAGCCGTGCGCCTCGGCGAGTTGCGAGAGCTGCACGGCGCGCGCCGACGGCGGGTTGGTCTGGAGTACTGCTCCGAAGTCCATGCTGTGTTCCTTCGTGCGGGGTGGGTGCGACAGGTGGTGAGCGGATGCCCCTGGGCCGACGTGCGCCTCAGGGGCATCCGCTCGCCCCTAGACGAGGTACTGGGTGAGTCCCCGCTTGATGAAGCGGCCGTCGCCCTTGGCGCCGAGGTAGGCGTTGTCGTCGACGATCACCTTGCCGCGCGAGAGCACCGTGTCGACATGGCCGTCGATCTCGTAGCCCTCCCAGGCGGAGTGGTCCATCGCCATGTGGTGCGTCTTGTCGATGCCGATCGAGGTGTGCCCGTTCGGGTCGTAGACGACGATGTCGGCGTCGGCGCCGGGCTGGATGACGCCCTTCTGGCCATACATGCCGAACATGCGCGCCGGGGTCGTGCTCGTGAGCTCGACCCAGCGCTCGAGGGTGATCTCGCCGGTCACGACGCCCTGGTACATGAGGTCCATGCGGTGCTCGATCGAGCCGATGCCGTTCGGGATCTTGCGGAAGTCGCCGAGGCCGAGCTCCTTCTGGTCCTTCATGCAGAACGGGCAGTGGTCGGTCGAGACCATCTGCAGGTCGTTCGTGCGCAGCGCCTGCCACATGGCGTCCTGGTGGCCCTCCTCGCGCGAGCGCAGCGGCGTCGAGCACACCCACTTGGCGCCCTCGAACTTCCCCCACTCGTCGCTGGAGGCGCCGAGCTGCTCCTCGAGCGAGAGGTAGAGGTACTGCGGGCAGGTCTCGCCGAAGACGTTCTGGCCCTTGTCGCGCGCCCAGGCGAGCTGCTCGACGGCCTGCTTGGCGGAGACGTGCACGACGTACAGCGGCGCGCCGGTGAGGTTCGCGAGCATGATCGCGCGGTGCGTCGCCTCCTCCTCCATCTGCCAGGCGCGGGCGATGCCATGGAAGTACGGGTCGGTCTTGCCCTCCTCGATCAGCTGCTCGGCGAGCACGTCGATGGCAGGGCCGTTCTCGGCGTGCATCATCGTGAGCATGCCGGTGTCGCGGCTGACCTGCATGGCCTTCAGCACCTGCGCGTCGTCGGAGTAGAAGACGCCCGGGTAGGCCATGAACAGCTTGAAGCTCGTCACGCCCTGGTCGGGCAGCGTCTTCATCGCCTCGATCGCATCGGCGTCGACGCCGCCGACGATCTGGTGGAAGCCGTAGTCGATGGCGCACTCGCCGGCGGCCTTCGCGTGCCACGCGTCGAGGCCGTCCTGCACGCGCTCGCCGTAGCGCTGCACGGCGAAGTCGACGATCGAGGTCGTGCCGCCGTGGGCCGCGGCGCGGGTGCCGGTCTCGAACGTGTCGATCGCGGCGGTGCCGCCGAACGGCAGCTCCATGTGGGTGTGGGCGTCGATGCCGCCGGGGATCACGTACTTGCCGGTCGCGTCGATCACGGTGTCGACGCCCGACTTCAGGTCGGTGCCGAGCAGCTCGCTGCCGGGCTCGAGCACGGCGACGATGCGCTCGCCGTCGACGAGCACGTCGGCGTTCGCCCGGCCGGTCGCGCTGACGACCGTGCCGCCGGTGATGAGGGTGGTTGCCATGGTGCGCTCCTTCGCTGGATGCGGGTCAGGATGTGTCTCTGGCGCCGGATCGCCCCGGGGCATCCGTGAGAGGTGTCGGATGCCCCGTGGCGACGTCTCAGGGCTTCGGGATCGACGTGTACGACTCGGGGCGCCGGTCGCGGTAGAACTGCCAGGCGTTGCGCACCTGGCGGATCATGTCCATGTCGAGGTCGCGCACGACGATCTCCTCGTCGTGGGCCGAGCCGTACTCGCCGACGATGTTGCCCTGCGGGTCGCAGAACTGGCTCGAGCCGTAGAAGTCGACGGCGAGGTCGCCGTACTCGTTGTCCTCGCGGCCGACGCGGTTGGGCGCGGCGACGAAGTACCCGTTGGCGGCCGCGGCGGCGGGCTGCTCGATCTCCCACAGGCGGTTCGACAGGCCGGGCTTGGTCGCGTTCGGGTTGAACACGATCTGCGCGCCGTTCAGGCCCAGCTCGCGCCAGCCCTCGGGGAAGTGCCGGTCGTAGCAGATGTACACGCCGATCGGCCCGACCGCGGTCTGGAAGACCGGGTAGCCGAGGTTGCCGGGGCGGAAGTAGAACTTCTCCCAGAACTTGTCGAGGTTCGGGATGTGGTGCTTGCGGTACGAGCCGAGGATGGTTCCGTCGCTGTCGACCACGACCGCGGTGTTGTAGTACACCCCGGGCTGCTCCTCCTCGTAGATCGGGAGCACCATCACCAGGCCGAGCTCCTTCGCGAGCGCCGCGAAGCGCTGCACGATCGGGCCGTCGGCCGGCTCGGCGAAGTCGTAGTACTTCACGTCCTCGGTGATGCCGAAGTAGGGGCCGTAGAACAGCTCCTGGAAGCAGATCACCTGGGCGCCCTGCTCCTTGGCGTCGCGGGCGAACTGCTCGTGCTTGTCGAGCATCGAGTCCTTGTCGCCGGTCCACGTGGTCTGCGTGATCGCCGCTCGAACGATCGTCATGCTGCCTCCTGAGTCGGTCGGCGTCGTTGCCGCCGCTCGGTGGGCCGGTGGGCCTACCGGGCGCTGGGGGAACGCCGAGTCGTGATGCCGATGGAACGTGTCTGCCCGGGCTCCGCGCCCGTTCTGTTATTCTTCGGCGTGAACATTTCTCTTGTGTTTCACCCTGTGACGTTGTGGTTAATCATCCTGTCCCTCTCTTCGTCAGGAGGCAATGGTCGTGTCGAGTATTCGTGTGGGTGGTGAGTCGGTTCAGGGCGTGACGGATGCCGGTGGGTCGGCCGCGTCCGGCTCACGCGGTGCTTCGGTGACGGATGCCCCCGGGTCGGCGCCCTCCGACGGCACGTCGCGGGGCGGGGCGGATGCCGCTCGGTCCGCGCCCGACCTCGCCGCCCTGTTCCCCGGGCTCGACGCGTCGCCGGAGTTCCCCGACCGCACGCCCCGCGCGATCGCCGCAGTGCTCGCGCGCCTCATCAACGACGGCGACCTGGCACCCGGCATCCGTCTGCCCACCGTGCGCGAGCTCGGCACCGCGCTCGGTGTCAGCCCCGCCACCATCAGCCAGTCATGGCAGGCGCTCGCC
Coding sequences within:
- a CDS encoding ABC transporter substrate-binding protein is translated as MKHSTRRSLAAGAFALSAALVLAACSSSDDSGDTGSDAGGDELTEVKLQLQWLPQGQFAGYFAAVENGYFEEEGLEVEIIPSGGDIVPQDALANGDVDYAIAWVPKVLGSIEAGANLTNIAQIFQRSGTLQVSWADSDISSVADFEGKKIGSWGFGNEWEIFAAMAAEGLDSSTVEIITQDFNMNAFLQGDIDAAQAMTYNEYAQLLETPDPDTGELYTADDFNVISYQDTVGAMLQDAIWADTERLESDEEYQETTVAFLKAVIKGWEFARDNPEEASSITIAAGSGWGPSHELWMVNETNKLIWPAPAGIGVIDEAAWDQTVEGALSAVNEVGASPITTEPPSTAWTNEYIEQAIAELGDEVDTTGESFSPIEVELLEGGN
- the hydA gene encoding dihydropyrimidinase; translated protein: MATTLITGGTVVSATGRANADVLVDGERIVAVLEPGSELLGTDLKSGVDTVIDATGKYVIPGGIDAHTHMELPFGGTAAIDTFETGTRAAAHGGTTSIVDFAVQRYGERVQDGLDAWHAKAAGECAIDYGFHQIVGGVDADAIEAMKTLPDQGVTSFKLFMAYPGVFYSDDAQVLKAMQVSRDTGMLTMMHAENGPAIDVLAEQLIEEGKTDPYFHGIARAWQMEEEATHRAIMLANLTGAPLYVVHVSAKQAVEQLAWARDKGQNVFGETCPQYLYLSLEEQLGASSDEWGKFEGAKWVCSTPLRSREEGHQDAMWQALRTNDLQMVSTDHCPFCMKDQKELGLGDFRKIPNGIGSIEHRMDLMYQGVVTGEITLERWVELTSTTPARMFGMYGQKGVIQPGADADIVVYDPNGHTSIGIDKTHHMAMDHSAWEGYEIDGHVDTVLSRGKVIVDDNAYLGAKGDGRFIKRGLTQYLV
- a CDS encoding CoA-acylating methylmalonate-semialdehyde dehydrogenase, yielding MTPQADVPTGATVMGHWIDGHEIAGEGSRTGPVYDPALGVVQKEVRFGSAGDVDTAVQVARTAFASWSEVSVAKRQAVMFAFRELLNARRGELAEILTAEHGKVLSDAGGEIARGLEVVEFACGLGHLLKGEFSDNVSTGVDVYSLKQPLGVVGIISPFNFPAMVPLWFFPLAIAAGNTVVLKPSEKDPSAANWMAALLKEAGLPDGVFNVVHGDKEAVDALLTHEHVASISFVGSTPIARYVYETATSHGKRVQALGGAKNHMLVLPDADLDLVADSAVNAGFGSAGERCMAISVVLAVDSIADELVDKITERMSRLTTGDGRRGCDMGPLITSAHRDKVSGYLDVAAADGASVVVDGREATFDGASDGFWLGPTLIDKVPTSSTVYTDEIFGPVLSVVRVEGYEEGMELIERVPYGNGTAIFTNDGGAARRFQREVQVGMVGVNVPIPVPVAYHSFGGWKASLFGDAKAYGPHGVEFFTREKAVTSRWLDPSHGGLNLGFPQHD
- a CDS encoding ABC transporter permease, with product MTGTLQEQQATDAAQAASAPDRAPAPGGRRRRSSGRQAARWVWGIAGIVLVGVVWELYKWLAPADGVVIGETRVLPRTTDLAMPHVWDMLARLFEPVTRAPGANVLWLEIALGALVTLGIAAAGWLVGVIVGIGLAIVMQRWRLAEWGLLPWIIISQTVPLIAFAPVVRSWGSRVEIGAFEWQDWMSVALIASYLAFFPIAVGALKGLQSPDRIHTELMKTYAAGYWQTLFRLRFPASVPYLLPALRLGAANAVIGAVVAEVSTGLQGGIGRLLIQFAGQASGDPAKAWAPIFGAIVLGLVAAGSIALLGVILQNYRRVEVTA
- a CDS encoding nitrilase-related carbon-nitrogen hydrolase; the protein is MTIVRAAITQTTWTGDKDSMLDKHEQFARDAKEQGAQVICFQELFYGPYFGITEDVKYYDFAEPADGPIVQRFAALAKELGLVMVLPIYEEEQPGVYYNTAVVVDSDGTILGSYRKHHIPNLDKFWEKFYFRPGNLGYPVFQTAVGPIGVYICYDRHFPEGWRELGLNGAQIVFNPNATKPGLSNRLWEIEQPAAAAANGYFVAAPNRVGREDNEYGDLAVDFYGSSQFCDPQGNIVGEYGSAHDEEIVVRDLDMDMIRQVRNAWQFYRDRRPESYTSIPKP
- a CDS encoding TIGR03842 family LLM class F420-dependent oxidoreductase → MDFGAVLQTNPPSARAVQLSQLAEAHGFSTVWTFDSHLLWQEPYVIHSQILAETKRIKVGPFVTNPATRDWTVTASTFATLNEMYGNRTICGIGRGDSAVRVTNGKPVTMKELRESIHVIRELGNSREVEYKGSMLRFPWSVGSELEVWVAAYGPMALKLTGEVGDGFILQLADVDIAKWMIRTVRKAAEAAGRDPDAITFCVAAPFYIGDDWEHMRDQCRWFGGMVGNHVADIVAKYGTHGEVPEALTDYIAGRTGYDYNTHGRAENDHVDFVPDEIVDRFCLLGTADDHIAKLEELKAIGVDHFAGYLQHDNKEETLRVYGETVIPALSDHITAKA
- a CDS encoding ABC transporter permease produces the protein MTLATLSPRAETTVRIVAPVTVGLLVLGVWQFLVTVVGVSDYLLPSPASIVEELVAFWPSIVSATVITGTNALIGLVVGTVLGVGLAALAARWRAVDDMSAPIVAALAVIPIVALAPVLNSMFGADSQFGRQAIAALASFVPVFINTLRGFRQTLPVHRDLMRAYAASGGQVFRTVTLPTALPFVLTGIRIASSLAVISALVAEYFGGPRGGLGGLISTSAASSAYARAWAYVVASIALGLLFYLVTLGIERLVLRRIPTGGAR